A stretch of the Perca flavescens isolate YP-PL-M2 chromosome 3, PFLA_1.0, whole genome shotgun sequence genome encodes the following:
- the LOC114552777 gene encoding uncharacterized protein LOC114552777, producing MPRPDRAQREHCERQERVEASAPSDDGMELQGQRGPNEAMNHFADFIPIDVEEDEAIEEAIRCSLLEESVQSLQDSRRVAESLSKEEITGIVKAHSERVVTEAYRPIYISRGNVWTTALRQFSRRKFTESTDQLYVTFASDEGTNEDGEDLGGPRRELFRLLGDTKSKVFQTQSAWTTKMHLCRMQYFSMSSFNDRAAMIS from the exons ATGCCCCGTCCAGACAGAGCCCAGAGGGAACACTGTGAGAGGCAAGAGAGGGTGGAAGCCAGTGCTCCATCTGATGATGGGATGGAACTACAGGGACAGCGAGGGCCAAATGAAGCTATGAATCACTTTGCAGATTTCAT TCCTATTGATGTTGAAGAAGATGAAGCCATTGAGGAGGCCATCAGATGCAGTCTTTTAGAAGAGTCTGTGCAGTCCTTACAGGATTCAAG AAGGGttgcagaaagtttgagcaaaGAAGAAATTACAGGTATAGTGAAAGCTCACAGTGAGCGGGTTGTCACAGAAGCATACAGACCGATCTACATCAGCCGAGGGAACGTGTGGACAACTGCTCTCCGACAGTTTAGTAGACGGAAATTCACTGAGAGCACCGATCAGCTGTATGTCACCTTTGCCAGTGACGAAGGCACCAACGAAGATGGAGAAGACCTTGGAGGGCCGAGGCGAGAATTATTCCGTCTGCTTGGAGATACCAAATCGAAGGTCTTCCAAACCCAGTCAGCATGGACAACAAAGATGCATTTGTGCAGAATGCAATACTTTTCCATGTCCTCATTCAATGACAGAGCTGCTATGATCAGTTAG